In Hirschia baltica ATCC 49814, the genomic stretch GTCTGCTAGCATGAGTGGGCCCATTGGATGATTAGCTCCAAGCTTCATGCTTGTATCAATCGAATCTACTGATCCAACGCCTTCATAAAGCGTATAAACAGCTTCGTTGATCATCGGCATTAGAATTCGGTTTACTATAAAACCTGGAAAATCTTCAGAGTTTGTGAGTGTTTTTCCCAATTTCTCGACAATGAAAGCAGCTGCGTCGTATGTTTCCTGATTGGTCGCCAAACCACGAATAACCTCAACAAGGTTCATGACGGGCACAGGGTTCATAAAGTGGACACCGATAAAGCGTTCAGGTCTGTCAGTCGCTGCAGCTAGGCGTGTAATGGAAATAGATGACGTGTTGGTGGCGAGCATCGCGTCATCTTTTAGATAGGGTGTAATATCTTTAAAGATTTGCGCTTTGATTTCTTCTTTCTCTGTTGCTGCTTCAATGACCATATCAGCAGAAGAGAGCCGTTCTAAAGGTAGCCCGGACTTTATCCGCGCTAGGGCATCGTCCATTTCTTGTTGGGTAATGGTGTCTTTGCTGACCTGACGCACCATATTTTTTTTGATGACATTCAATGCAGCTTCAATACGGTCTTGCGTTACGTCATTTAGCAAAACGTTGAAACCAGCCAAGGCACAAACATGTGCGATACCATTGCCC encodes the following:
- a CDS encoding 3-hydroxybutyryl-CoA dehydrogenase → MGNIETVGVIGAGQMGNGIAHVCALAGFNVLLNDVTQDRIEAALNVIKKNMVRQVSKDTITQQEMDDALARIKSGLPLERLSSADMVIEAATEKEEIKAQIFKDITPYLKDDAMLATNTSSISITRLAAATDRPERFIGVHFMNPVPVMNLVEVIRGLATNQETYDAAAFIVEKLGKTLTNSEDFPGFIVNRILMPMINEAVYTLYEGVGSVDSIDTSMKLGANHPMGPLMLADFIGLDTCLSIMQVLHDGLADTKYRPCPLLVKYVEAGWLGRKTNRGFYDYRGETPIPTR